The following proteins come from a genomic window of Salvia hispanica cultivar TCC Black 2014 chromosome 4, UniMelb_Shisp_WGS_1.0, whole genome shotgun sequence:
- the LOC125220304 gene encoding uncharacterized protein LOC125220304 encodes MASSRAGGSGGGASDSDGYSDDELDLAVQEAIDRRIRQRQQRRQQAAAAVPRPIHRRRHVPRDHIAAHIRLYEDYFAPQPRFGDALFRRRFRMHRPLFMHIVGALERRYEFFRIREDAAGKPGHTPIQKCTAAIRQLAYGGPADMFDEYLHIGESSAVECLLEFCAGVRAIFGDQYLRRPSPEDCQRLINMHGSVHGFPGMLGSIDCVNKLKGTNLISFANFD; translated from the exons ATGGCGAGTAGTCGTGCGGGTGGTAGTGGCGGAGgcgctagtgatagtgatGGATATAGTGATGATGAATTGGATCTCGCTGTGCAAGAGGCGATTGATCGACGGATCCGGCagaggcagcagcggcggcagcaggcggcggcggccgtgCCTCGGCCGATCCATCGCCGACGGCATGTACCCCGGGACCACATTGCTGCACATATTCGGTTGTATGAGGACTACTTTGCTCCGCAGCCGCGTTTTGGGGATGCCTTATTCCGCCgacgttttaggatgcatcgtcctctgtttatgcatatcgtTGGTGCATTAGAGAGAAGGTACGAGTTTTTCAGGATCAGGGAGGATGCGGCTGGCAAACCCGGACACACGCCAATACAGAAGTGTACGGCCGCAATCAGGCAACTGGCGTACGGAGGCCcggccgacatgttcgacgagtacctccacattggGGAGTCTTCAGCCGTCGAGTGTCTGTTGGAGTTTTGCGCGGGCGTTAGAGCGATATTCGGGGATCAGTATCTTCGGCGTCCGAGCCCCGAAGACTGCCAGCGGCTGATTAATATGCACGGGTCGGTGCACGGGTTCCCTgggatgttgggcagcatcgatt GTGTCAACAAATTGAAAGGGACAAATCTTATCTCCTTCGCTAATTTTGATTAG